Proteins co-encoded in one Cynocephalus volans isolate mCynVol1 chromosome 11, mCynVol1.pri, whole genome shotgun sequence genomic window:
- the LOC134390699 gene encoding histone H3.3A-like produces MARTKQTARKSTGGKAPRKQLATKAARKSAPSTGGVKKPHRYRPGTVALREIRRYQKSTELLIRKLPFQRLVREIAQDFKTDLRFQSAAIGALQEASEAYLVGLFEDTSLCAIHAKRVTIMPKDIQLARRIRGERA; encoded by the coding sequence ATGGCTCGTACAAAGCAGACTGCCCGCAAATCGACCGGTGGTAAAGCACCCAGGAAACAACTGGCTACAAAAGCCGCTCGCAAGAGTGCGCCCTCTACTGGAGGGGTGAAGAAACCTCATCGTTACAGGCCTGGTACTGTGGCACTCCGTGAAATTAGACGTTATCAGAAGTCCACTGAACTTCTGATTCGCAAACTCCCCTTCCAGCGTCTGGTGCGAGAAATTGCTCAGGACTTCAAAACAGATCTGCGCTTCCAGAGCGCAGCTATTGGTGCTTTGCAGGAGGCAAGTGAGGCCTATCTGGTTGGCCTTTTTGAAGACACCAGCCTGTGTGCTATCCATGCCAAACGTGTAACAATTATGCCAAAAGACATCCAGCTAGCACGCCGCATACGTGGAGAACGTGCTTAA